DNA sequence from the Acipenser ruthenus chromosome 8, fAciRut3.2 maternal haplotype, whole genome shotgun sequence genome:
CATCAGCCCTCAAATGAGCAAAAGAGTACGTCTGCAGCAACAGGGTTTTAAGCATTCCGCAGGCTTCTTCCAGCTCCATAACTGCAATCAAATAAACCCCCTCCTTATTCGTTGCATTGAGGCACTGCGGAATGTGCATTTCAGACATGCTCGAAGCATCATGAGAGCTGAACCCACCGGAGAGGCTGTGGATGGGATCAGCAAGGGCAGCGGATCTGCTTTAAATCACAACGCATCATTCTGGTGACTCTGTATATAATTTTCAGGCTGAACCGTTTGTCACCCTGCAGATTAACAAAACTATTTAAAGACAGTCTTAaagattttattcataaaaaaacccacaatttaatgctttgtgaatacggctCATCGGGCTGCACAAAGCAGCACTCTAgatattaatgctttgtgaatacggctCATCGGGCTGCACAAAGCAGCACTCTAgatattaatgctttgtgaatacggctCATCGGGCTGCACAAAGCAGCACTCTAgatattaatgctttgtgaatacggctCATCGGGCTGCACAAAGCAGCACTCTAgatattaatgctttgtgaatacggctCATCGGGCTGCACAAAGCAGCACTCTAGATATCAATGCTTGTGAATACGGCTCATCGGGCTGCACAAAGCAGCACTCTAGATATcaatgctttgtgaatacggctCATCGGGCTGCACAAAGCAGCACTCTAGATATcaatgctttgtgaatacggctCATCGGGCTGCACAAAGCAGCACTCTAgatattaatgctttgtgaatacggctCATCGGGCTGCACAAAGCAGCACTCTAGATAGCATCAAGTCTGTAACCTTTTCATTTCTCTTTTTAGAAGCTGACACTCAATGGAGTGAGCGAATCAAAAAGCACCAATGAAGGGAGGAGTGTGAAATCCACAGCGCAATCTCAATCGATGAAGAGCATCATCGACGCAACACAAGACACGTCCAATATAGCGGTTTATGAGGTACATAGACACAGCCTCAGAGCCTGATGCTGGTGCATTACACACTGCCTGGATCTTTACACACAGCCTGGTGCTTAAAGTAATCCTTCAGTAAAGAAATGTGGCACCCATGAAATGTTTCAGTGGACCAGCTATTCTGGAGTGTATATGTGCACATTTTGATTATAATTacggtgtatttacatagtagttactttgtaaatacagttGTACTTAcgcatcattacaatgttattatgcatagttacaatgcacataatgtgtaaatctttttgcatgacatatgcaagtacacaattgtgtcagaaaagggttaggcgTTAGGAGGGTTAGAGTTAGGAGTAGGTTTAGAGTTAGCTTAGGGtaaggttaggttagggttagggttatatcatgcaataagtgtaatatatatatatatatatatatatatatatatatatatatatatatatatatatatatatatatatataaataaattaggaTTTTAACAGAAGTGATACTGTTTTTGTAATAGACATTTCTTGGATAAGCAGATTAACTATCTTGCTCTATATATGCTTATATATTAATGCTCTAGTTGAAACTATATGCTGGGGTATTGGGATCACTGGCTGCAATCACCACACGGCTGCTTCACTGCAATAACTGTGCTGTTCCTGTAACGACAGGGGGACTGGGTTTGGCTGAAGAAGTTTGAAGACGGAGCTTTCAGAGAAATCAGAGCGAGCACGACCAGCATTCTCAGAAAAGTATGTGCATTGCATAGGGGTGGTTTGAAGCAATGGGGCTTTGTTTTGAAGCAAACTGCAAAGACAAAGGCACATTCTCAGAGAGGAATACAAGTattgtatgtgtaaaaaaaaaaaaaagtgcgtatGTAGGAACGGTTCTTTTATTGCCCTGAATAGATTTTTACCCGGAAAtgaatactgttttaaaatggagaacATTGCCTCTTaggaaatgtatttttcttcttcttggttTACAGATtgacacgcacatgcacacgcacacacacactgacacacacacgcacacgcgcacgcgcacacacgcacacacgcacacgcacacacacgcacacacacacacagacacgcatgtgcacatgcacacacacacacacacacacacacacacaccacacatacacacacacacacactgacacacacacacgcacatgcacgcacacgcacacacacacacccatgcatgcacatgcacacacacgcacacgcacatgcacacgcacacacacacacacacactgacacacacacatacacacacacacacatacacacacacacacatacacacacacacacacacacatacacatacacatacacacacacacacacatacacacactgacacacacacacatacacacacactgacacacacacacacacacaggctcacacaggcacacacacacaggctcacacacacacacacacaggcacacacacgcacacagacgcacacacacgcacacacagaggctCACAAAGGCACACCCACTCAAGAGCAACTATAATCAGCAActtaaacatgatttatttgtatttatgtatttgtgttttcagcTTGCTCCTGTGTTACTGTGTTTATAACTGTGTGTTCATTCATGCTTGTTGTTCAGCTTGCTCCTGTATTACTGTGTTTATAACTGTGTGTTCATTCATGCTTGTTGTTCAGCTTGCCcctgtattgctgtgtttataGCTGTGTGTTCATTCATGCTTGCTTCTTCACACCGAGGTTTCCCCTCACAGTCTCTTGCTTGtgttttctcctcctcctcctgccctGGCTAGATGAAGGATTTGCGCAATGAGAATGTGAACCCGTTCCTGGGGTTCTTCTCAGACAGCGGTGTGAATGCTGTTGTGACAGAGCATTGCTCTCGGGGAAGCCTGCAGGATCTGCTCAGAAACGACGATGTGAAACTCGACTGGATGTTCAAGTCCTCTCTGCTGCTGGATCTTATCAAGGTAAAGGCTGCtgttacagtaataataataatttcataaagCCTACCTGCTGTGTAGGTCTCACCTGTGCAGTTTGGGAAGACGTATTGCACTGGGTTAAACACATCTCTCAGTTTGCATGCATTGCTTTCAGAGTgtatgttacacttgcacttcctaatTCAGTACTGCagactgagagctttctttagcCAGGTGTGGCCCCGAgtataataaaaaacagttttctgTAACATGTTCTTCTTTCCTAGCGACCTTCCCAGTGAATGCAAGTGCATCGGAGGTAACATTGTCTAGAATGAAACCTCACCCCCTGACATTGCAGCACAGGCTTGAACAGACGCATTACATTCCAGTCCTGTCTCTCCAGGGCATGAAGTATCTGCACCACAGAGACTTCCCTCACGGCCGCCTCAAGTCTCGGAACTGTGTGGTGGACGGGCGCTTCGTGCTGAAAATCACTGACTACGGGTTCAATGAGCTGCTTGAGGCTCAGAAAGCTCCGTACGAACCAGGCCCACCGGAAGGTAGCTATGAAGAGACACAGAGGATCATGTACATTATTTAAGCacaatttggtaacactttacattgtgtctctaattactgagtgcttacatagtagttacttagtaaatacatgtgtacttacgcacaattacagtgttattatgcatagttacaatgtacctaaccctaacccttttcttatAGAACTGTGTAATTACATAAATCGTGTAAAAAGATTcccacattaagtgcattgtaactgtgtgtaataacattgtaagtgtgtgcaagtacacatgcatttactatggaACTGCTGTGTGAATACGCAGTAATAAGAGCCTGATAAATCAGGGCACATCGTAAAGGGTTTTTTGTATGTGTCTATGTGGCCCCCTGAAAGCAGGCATTGACTCCCCAGCGGCTCGTCTGGTGAAAGCTCCCCCTCATGGAGTGCAGGGTGAGGCATGCTGCACGGAGCTGGCAGCATGCACTCCTGTTGGTTAGGGAGGAACTTTGGCTGCAGATACTTTGTCTGATACAGCACCCCCTACTGGTCAGGATGGTAGCACGACAGCTTGGTGGTTTTTAAACTTCgtcacattttgtttgtttgcttgttttttgttcatATTGTTAAATGTATCCCCTGATTCAGTCTTTGGATAGCATGTCTAGTTTTCTATATGAATGTCACATGACTGCACTCGGAATAAACGCCCCCTCCTGATTGCTTCCAGAGCTCTTTTGGACAGCCCCAGAGTTCCTCAGAGACGTGGAGATCTCCCGGAAGGGGACCTACAAGGGAGATGTTTACAGTTTTGCTATTATACTACAGGAAGTTGTCGTCCGCGGGTCACCCTACTGCATGCTGGGACTCAGCCCTGAAGGTAGTTGATCCTGCTGACGTTAGAGACACCGATTCAGATGCAGACACTGATTCGGTGCAGATAACTCTTGTCCTGTGTAATCAGGAAATGCTGATCCCCACCCCCTCTGCTCCCAGAGCTGCTGTATTTGTCCCAGATATGTGTAAGAAGATTAGTTATAGGCATCTGCTGAAAGATAAGTCACAGGTTTGGTTTTGTTCAGAGAATGGGGATTAAGATTAGGTTTCATTTGCACACATGACATTATTCAGGTACTGATTACTggtacttttttattattgtatttattaaagttaCTGCACTATCCTCTTCTtcttcatgttattattatgtgtGGCTCAGAGGACTAGCGGTTCCCCAACTGAAAACTCACACGCATGAATATGGACCTGCTGCTGTAGGCTGATGAAAACAAATGATTGAAATGATCAGTAATTCTTTCTGTTACAGAGATCATAAGAAAGGTAAAGAAGCCTCCCCCAATGTGCAGGCCAACTGTGGCCCCGGACCAGGCCCCTCTGGAGTGCATTCAGATGATGAAACAGTGTTGGAGTGAGCAGCCAGACAGGAGGCCTGCTTTCGATGACATTTTTGACCAAGTGAGAACTTTGAGAGCATTATTCTCAaatctccttctccttctctttcttctccttcctctccttcttcttctccttctctttcttctccttctccctctccttcttCACCCTCTTCTTCTCATTCTCCTTCTCTTCTCCTTCttttccttctccctctccttcttTACCCTCTTCTTCTCATTCTCCTTCTCTTCTCCTTCttttccttctccctctccttcttTACCCTCTTCTTCTCATTCTTCTCTTCTCCTTCttttccttctccctctccttcttCACCCTCTTCTTCTCAGTCTCCTTCTCTTCTCCTTCttttccttctccctctccttcttTACCCTCTTCTTCTCAGTCTCCTTCTCTTCTCCTTCttttccttctccctctccttcttTACCCTCTTCTTCTCATTCTCCTTCTCTTCTCCTTCttttccttctccctctccttcttCACCCTCTTCTTCTCATTCTCCTTCTCTTCTCCTTCttttccttctccctctccttcttCACCCTCTTCTTCtcattctccttcttcttctccctCTTCCccttcttctctttctctttcttctccttctcttctccttcttcttctccctcttctccttcttctcctctcttctccttctccctctccttcttCACCCTTTTCTTCTCAGTCGCCttctcttctccttcttctccctCTTCCCCTTCTTCTCTtcctctttcttctccttctcttctccttcttctcctctttctctttcttctcCTTTTCCCTCTCCTTCTTCACCCTCTTCTTCACCTCAttctcctcttcttcttcttcttcttcttcttcttcttcttcttcttcttcttttaatGTGGAAGAACTGAAAGTGTGATTGCCAAAGAAGCAAGTACTTGAAAAGCCCCACTTTTTGAAACTGAGACCATCGTGTTTGCTCTGACTAATGAGTGTAATTGGATGCTTATAAATGTTAATTATAATGTGCATAATAACACAAGAAGTTGCCTTTTTTCTTTCCCTCTCTAGTTTAAAACTATTAACAAAGGCAAAAAGACCAATATCATCGACTCAATGCTCAGGATGCTTGAGCAATACTCCAGTAATCTGGAGGATTTAatcagagagaggacagaggagctGGAGGTGGAGAAACAGAGGACAGAAAAGCTGCTGGCAGAGATGCTGCCTCCGTAAGTATCACACAGTGTTACAGCGGGACCATACTGAACACACAGCACCCAATCACACAGTGATACAGCGGGACCATACTGAACACACAGCACCCAATCATACAGTGATACAGTGGGACCATACTGAACACACAGCACCCAATCACACAGTGATGTAGTGGGACCATACTGAACACACAGCACCCAATCACACAGTGATGCAGTGGGACCATACTGAACACACAGCACCCAATCACACAGTGATGCAGTGGGACCATACTGAACACACAGCACCCAATCACACAGTGATGTAGTGGGACCATACTGAACACACAGCACCCAATCATACAGTGATGCAGTGGGACCATACTGAACACACAGCACCCAATCACACAGTGATGCAGTGGGACCATACTGAACACACAGCACCCAATCACACAGTGATGCAGTGGGACCATACTGAACACACAGCACCCAATCGTATAGTGATACAGTGGGACCATACTGAACACACAGCACCCAATCACACAGTGATGCAGTGGGGGCATGACCATACTGAACACACAGCACCCAATCACACAGTGATACAGTGGGACCATACTGAACACACAGCACCCAATCACACAGTGATGTAGTGGGACCATACTGAACACACAGCACCCAATCACACAGTGATGCAGTGGGACCATACTGAACACACAGCACCCAATCACACAGTGATGCAGTGGGACCATACTGAACACACAGCACCCAATCACACAGTGATGTAGTGGGACCATACTGAACACACAGCACCCAATCATACAGTGATGCAGTGGGACCATACTGAACACACAGCACCCAATCACACAGTGATGCAGTGGGACCATACTGAACACACAGCACCCAATCACACAGTGATGCAGTGGGACCATACTGAACACACAGCACCCAATCGTATAGTGATACAGTGGGACCATACTGAACACACAGCACCCAATCACACAGTGATGCAGTGGGGGCATGACCATACTGAACACACAGCACCCAATCACACAGTGATACAGTGGGACCATACTGAACACACAGCACCCAATCACACAGTGATGCAGTGGGACCATACTGAACACACAGCACCCAATCACACAGTGATGCAGTGGGACCATACTGAACACACAGCACCCAATCACACAGTGATGCAGTGGGACCATACTGAACACACAGCACCCAATCACACAGTGATGTAGTGGGACCATACTGAACACACAGCACCCAATCACACAGTGATGTAGTGGGACCATACTGAACACACAGCACCCAATCACACAGTGATGTAGTGGGACCATACTGAACACACAGCACCCAATCATACAGTGATGCAGTGGGACCATACTGAACACACAGCACCCAATCATACAGTGATGTAGTGGGACCATACTGAACACACAGCACCCAATCATACAGTGATGCAGTGGGACCATACTGAACACACAGCACCCAATCATACAGTGATTCATTTTAAgcaacgccgttcaaactttatgGTTTTCctgaataaatcaataaaacccGAAGACTGATACACGTTTCCGTTGTGTGCTGTGTCTCGTTGCAGCTCTGTGGCGGAGGCTCTTAAAACTGGCGGGACAGTGGAGCCCGAGTACTTTGATGAGGTCACCATCTATTTCAGTGACATCGTCGGATTCACCACCATCTCAGCCCTAAGCGAGCCAATCGAGGTGGTCAACCTCTTGAATGACCTCTACACACTCTTTGATGCTGTTTTAGCCAACCATGATGTTTACAAGGTGAGAGAAAGGAGGTGAAAAGAGATGCACATTTCCAACAGCGAGCAGCCACGCCAGCATTGAAGCTCATGGCTTGGAAACACTGGCCCAGTATACAACGCTTTCATTTTCCAGGGTAAAGTGAACACAAATTATGTTGTTCTGGGACCCCAGTGGCTCCCCTAGTAAAAAGAGGGCCGTGCGGAGTGCAGTTTGAATTCCAAAAGATCCATCTGGCTACGAGCCCgcagggagtgttgcattggcaTTTGCGCTCCTGCAGCGTTAAGCCAagaggaacacaaagccactttgtggcttggcttggaacttggtttcaggagactaggtttcaggccacagcatggcacaccaggggagacttggggtttcaAGCCCCTGTtcttgaaaaagtggctttgtgttccctcagttttAGGGATCAAAGTTAGCTGGTGATAGATCACCCCATTGCTCACTCAGATACAGCCATTCCTGAAGGCTTTGATGTGTATAAACTCCTACCAGCAACATCAGCACATTGCAGTTAATAAAAAAGCCTTCAGAAAGGTTAATTCCAGCCCCCTCTGCCATTGAAATGCAGGGCTGATTCTGAAACAGCAAACATCTTTCCAAATGAGGCTGATTCTGAAACAGCAAACATCTTTCCAAATGAGGCTGATTCTGAAACAGCAAACGTCTTTAGAAATGAGACCTCATTGGAGCCGTGCTTTCAGAGATATTGTGGTATTCATGAAGTGCCAGAGGCTCGGGCCGCTCTTTCTTGACTTGCCTTCACCAGGTAGAAACGATTGGCGATGCCTACATGGTGGCTTCGGGACTCCCGAAAAGGAACGGGAACAAGCATGCTGCAGAGGTAGCCAACATGTCTCTGGATATCCTGAGCTCTGTGGGAACCTTTAAAATAAGACATATGCCTGACGTCCCCATGAGGATACGAATAGGATTACATTCAGGTGAGGAAACACCGGCCGACAGTCATTCCTGAGAAAACAACACAATCCAAGAGCTGTTTTCATATGGTTGTATTGTCCAATCTACAATGCAAGGgagtaagaaaaaaacattgaGTTATTcattagggttagagttagggttagggttagggtatgagatagggttagggttagggttataaatATATACCAGTAATATCAAGAATCATTAGAAGAATTCAAATCTGAAGAAATCTGCAGCAGTAGCACAAACTAGTTTGTGATGTGTCATGTTATGCAATCCATTATTTTTATATGCCTCTGAACAGCCAGCTAGTGAGTGGATGAATACTATAATTGCACTGCTATATTTAAAGATACGGTTTTCAAACAAAGGGAGAGTGCTTTTCTAATGTTCTCCTCGCTTAGATAACCCTATTTGTTGTTCTCTTCCCTCCCTTGACATCTGCACCAGGCTCCTGTGTAGCGGGAGTGGTCGGCCTCACAATGCCTCGGTACTGTCTGTTTGGAGACACGATCAACACAGCATCCCGCATGGAGTCCACCAGCCTGCGTATGTAAtctcctcctccacccctccTCCAAGCCTGCGTATGTAATCCCCTCCTCCACCCTGAATCCTGAATCCCGCTGCAGCAGCAATAGGGATTAGGTGTTCATTTTGTTAACAATAATGCTGTTTTAACTATTTGTGTGTTTGCTTTCAATACaaaaactaattaattaatttttttttttttaacaatttatatGTAATTGCATGTGGTTGCTAAAAgcttacaaaaataatatttaaagaaTTACGTGTAGCAATCAAAGCAAAATCTCACAGGATTCTTGTTACTTTTCCTGCACATTGTCAATAGCTAAAATTTACTAATTTATTAATGAAATGACCTGTTTGTTGCTCGTTCTGAAATGACGTGTTTGTTGCTCGTTCTGAAATGACGTGTTTGTTGCTCGTTCTGAAATGACCTGTTTGTTGCTCGTTCTGAAATGACGTGTTTGTTGCTCGTTCTGAAATGACGTGTTTGTTGCTCGTTCTGAAATTACGTGTTTGTTGCTCGTTCTGAAATGACGTGTTTGTTGCTCGTTCTGAAATGACGTGTTTGTTGCTCGTTCTGAAATGACGTGTTTGTTGCTCGTTCTGAAATGACGTGTTTGTTGCTCGTTCTGAAATGACCTGTTTGTTGCTCGTTCTGAAATGAAGTGTTTGTTGCTCGTTCTGAATTGACGTGTTTGTTGCTCGTTCTGAAATGACGTGTTTGTTGCTCGTTCTGAAATGAAGTGTTTGTTGCTCGTTCTGAAATGACGTGTTTGTTGCTCGTTCTGAAATGACCTGTTTGTTGCTCGTTCTGAAATGACCTGTTTGTTGCTCGTTCTGAAATGACGTGTTTGTTGCTCGTTCTGAAATGACGTGTTTGTTGCACGTTCTGAAATGACGTGTTTGTTGCTCGTTCTGAAATGACGTGTTTGTTGCTCGTTCTGAAATGACGTGTTTGTTGCTCGTTCTGAAATGACGTGTTTGTTGCTCGTTCTGAAATGACGTGTTTGTTGCTCGTTCTGAAATGACGTGTTTGTTGCTCGTTCTGAAATGACGTGTTTGTTGCTCGTTCTGAAATGACGTGTTTGTTGCTCGTTCTGAAATGACGTGTTTGTTGCTCGTTCTGAAATGACGTGTTTGTTGCTCGTTCTGAAATGACGTGTTTGTTGCTCGTTCTGAAATGACGTGTTTGTTGCTCGTTCTGAAATGACGTGTTTGTTGCTCGTTCTGAAATGACGTGTTTGTTGCTCGTTCTGAAATGACGTGTTCGTTGCTCGTTCTGAAATGACGTGTTTGTTGCTCGTTCTGAAATGACCTGTTTGTTGCTCATTCTGAAATGACGTGTTTGTTGCTCGTTCTGAAATGACGTGTTTGTTGCTcattctgaaatgttttttttcattattattattttatttccagCTTATAGAATCCATGTCAATCAAAGCACTGTGAAAATCCTCCGTTCACTCAATGAAGGCTACCTGATAGACGTCAGGGGGAAAACAGAATTAAAGGTACGGTACGCAAAATCATTTTCCACACTGTATGTACTGTCTGCCTTGCCACTTTATTTGGACCTGTCTCCCCGCTGGATCAAGGTTCACTGTGGCATGACGTGGCGTGGCGTGGTGTGGAGTGGCATGGTGTGGAGTGGCAAGGCTGTAGTTTACTCCATGTACCCTGATGGCAATGGCTGCTTTCAAGCTGATAATGCAATCCTCCAACGGGAGTGGATTGAGGAGCAAGACATCCACCAGGAGTGGACTGGAGCTCCCAATACAGATCAAATCAGCAGGCAGACAGTGAGAGTCTCTTCCACCAGGAGTGGACTGGAGCTCCCAATACAGATCAAATCAGCAGGCAGACAGTGAGAGTCTCTTCCtgacaatgtgtttttctttctgttatttTAGGGAAAGGGCATTGAAGAAACATACTGGCTTGTGGGTAAAAAAGACTTTCAGAAACCTTTACCGAGCCCCCCAGATATCAAGCCAGGGTAAGGATGATGGGTTCTGTTATGTATTCAGTATGTGTGATTCAGATATCAAGCCAGGGTAAGGATGATGGGTTCTGTTATGTATTCAGTCTGTGTGATTCAGATATCAAGCCAGGGTAAGGGTGATGGGTTCTGTTATGTATTCAGTCTGTGTGATTCAGATATCAAGCCAGGGTAAGGATGATGGGTTCTGTTATGTATTCAGTCTGTGTGATTCAGATATCAAGCCAGGGTAAGGATGATGGGTTCTGTTATGTATTCAGTCTGTGTGATTCAGATATCAAGCCAGGGTAAGGATGATGGGTTCTGTTATGTATTCAGTCTGTGTGATTCAGATATCAAGCCAGGGTAAGGATGATGGGTTCTGTTATGTATTCAGTCTGTGTGATTCAGATATCAAGCCAGGGTAAGGATGATGGGTTCTGTTATGTTTTCAGTCTGTGTGATTCAGATATCAAGCCAGGGTAAGGATGATGGGTTCTGTTATGTATTCAGTCTGTGTGATTCAGATATCAAGCCAGGGTAAGGATGATGGGTTCTGTTATGTATTCAGTCTGTGTGATTCGGATCATTAGCAGTTCTACACTGTTTTAATGTTCAGCATCCCAGTAATGATCCCAGTTTATCTTTAAATACACATGTGGTAACGTGCAGGTCACATTATTAATACAGCGCTCCCTCATTATTTCATGATTGGATAATCCACTCGTTCCATGAAGTCATGTGTACAGTGCACTGCCCTTCACTGTACTGTATCAGGGCTCTTCACTAATGCactcttttgtgtattttgtgcTTGTTTGATGTGTAGTCAGACACAGAAATCTAGCTGGAGCACTGCATCAGATTACAGTGACACACATGTATAATTTTCTTTCACAAGTTTCAGAATCTCAGAATTATCTTacttgctgttttcattttatgttgGTTCTGTTCATTTGGGTAAAGAACAAACAAAACCCACAGGACAGTACAGTAAGCATTGCATTATTATTTCTTGATATGGGTTTGGTTTTGGCATGCCAGCAGTGTACAGTAagcattgcattattattatttcttgataTGGGTTTGGTTTTGGCATGCCAGCAGTGTACAGTAAGCATTGCATTATTATTTCTTGATATGGGTTTGGTTTTGGCATGCCAGCAGTAACAATTTGATGGACCTCAGGAACATTTCTTGTAGTTACAAACCAATGGGACGAAGCTTGCTGCATTGTGGCACCTGGTCTTTGGCTTGGCACTCTTTTAATATATTGTCTTGGGGGATGTATCATTTGTAATACACTACAGGGACAATAACCATGGCCTGCAACCCGAAGAAATTGAGGCGTTCAGAAGAATGAAAACTGAGAAAACTCCTTGATTAAACTGAGCAGAGGAGGTAGCCCTGTGCATGGTCTCGTTGTGCCAGTTGATGTGGTCATGTCTTGTGCACGTTGGTTGATGTGGTCATGTCTGGTGTGCATGTTGGTTGATGTGGTCATGTCTGGTGTGCATGTTGGTTGATGTGGTCATGTCTGGTGTGCACGTTGGTTGATGTGGTCATATCTTGTGCACGTTGGTTGATGTGGCCATGTCTGGTGTGCATGTTGGTTGATGTGGCCATGTCTGGTGTGCATGTTGGTTGATGTGGTCATGTCTGGTGTGCATGTTGGTTGATGTGGTCATGTCTTGTGCACGTTGGTTGATGTGGTCATGTCTGGTGTGCACGTTGGTTGATGTGGTCATGTCTGGTGTGCATGTTGGTTGATGTGGTCATGTCTTGTGCATGTTGGTTGATGTGGTCATGTCTGGTGTGCATGTTGGTTGATGTGGTCATGTCTTGTGCATGTTGGTTGATGTGGTCATGTCTGGTGTGCACGTTGGTTGATGTGGTCATGTCT
Encoded proteins:
- the LOC117405455 gene encoding retinal guanylyl cyclase 2 isoform X2 — encoded protein: MGNIPKHTYRTMGNIPKHTYRTMGNIPKPFRAFLLELSNHPRWRHPQLKGLYRKLPLYTSILWFLLGVLTFPCNVQCLIFKVGVLGPWDCDPLFSKALPNIAAQLAVDRANNDVSLDLGYKLDFVVLREDCETSTALSGFVGYEHSASAILGPLNPGYCDAATLLSKNWDKAIFSWACINYELDTVKSFPTFSRTLPSPTRVLFSLMKHFSLANVGIVSSSEDVWVDTASRVADSLRNMGLPVGIVISLGYGPAGIEQTLQQIKSAGQLKIIIMCMHSVLIGGEEQAAFLVKASEMGLTDGRYIFLPYDTLLYSLPYKSNSFFMLGNNSQLREAYDSVLTITVESGESSFYEAFDKAKQQGEIKTLLQPEQVSPLFGTIYNGIYLMAKAMDNARKFGVWVTGTSLPKYIRNVTFNGFNQRIGTNVKGDGVTNYVILDSNGQSSQLYSTYVIDMSSELLGFMGRSIHFPGGAPPPADSTCWFDPYSICNGGVELTFVILVFALIFTLCLGGVGLHLLIRRHLQQNQLVKGPNKMVLCLEDLTFISPQMSKRKLTLNGVSESKSTNEGRSVKSTAQSQSMKSIIDATQDTSNIAVYEGDWVWLKKFEDGAFREIRASTTSILRKMKDLRNENVNPFLGFFSDSGVNAVVTEHCSRGSLQDLLRNDDVKLDWMFKSSLLLDLIKGMKYLHHRDFPHGRLKSRNCVVDGRFVLKITDYGFNELLEAQKAPYEPGPPEELFWTAPEFLRDVEISRKGTYKGDVYSFAIILQEVVVRGSPYCMLGLSPEEIIRKVKKPPPMCRPTVAPDQAPLECIQMMKQCWSEQPDRRPAFDDIFDQFKTINKGKKTNIIDSMLRMLEQYSSNLEDLIRERTEELEVEKQRTEKLLAEMLPPSVAEALKTGGTVEPEYFDEVTIYFSDIVGFTTISALSEPIEVVNLLNDLYTLFDAVLANHDVYKVETIGDAYMVASGLPKRNGNKHAAEVANMSLDILSSVGTFKIRHMPDVPMRIRIGLHSGSCVAGVVGLTMPRYCLFGDTINTASRMESTSLPYRIHVNQSTVKILRSLNEGYLIDVRGKTELKGKGIEETYWLVGKKDFQKPLPSPPDIKPGDNNHGLQPEEIEAFRRMKTEKTP
- the LOC117405455 gene encoding retinal guanylyl cyclase 2 isoform X3, with the protein product MAQLRIKILRLGLKLTEHKQSRDLQTHVKSIQKRVVIIMCMHSVLIGGEEQAAFLVKASEMGLTDGRYIFLPYDTLLYSLPYKSNSFFMLGNNSQLREAYDSVLTITVESGESSFYEAFDKAKQQGEIKTLLQPEQVSPLFGTIYNGIYLMAKAMDNARKFGVWVTGTSLPKYIRNVTFNGFNQRIGTNVKGDGVTNYVILDSNGQSSQLYSTYVIDMSSELLGFMGRSIHFPGGAPPPADSTCWFDPYSICNGGVELTFVILVFALIFTLCLGGVGLHLLIRRHLQQNQLVKGPNKMVLCLEDLTFISPQMSKRKLTLNGVSESKSTNEGRSVKSTAQSQSMKSIIDATQDTSNIAVYEGDWVWLKKFEDGAFREIRASTTSILRKMKDLRNENVNPFLGFFSDSGVNAVVTEHCSRGSLQDLLRNDDVKLDWMFKSSLLLDLIKGMKYLHHRDFPHGRLKSRNCVVDGRFVLKITDYGFNELLEAQKAPYEPGPPEELFWTAPEFLRDVEISRKGTYKGDVYSFAIILQEVVVRGSPYCMLGLSPEEIIRKVKKPPPMCRPTVAPDQAPLECIQMMKQCWSEQPDRRPAFDDIFDQFKTINKGKKTNIIDSMLRMLEQYSSNLEDLIRERTEELEVEKQRTEKLLAEMLPPSVAEALKTGGTVEPEYFDEVTIYFSDIVGFTTISALSEPIEVVNLLNDLYTLFDAVLANHDVYKVETIGDAYMVASGLPKRNGNKHAAEVANMSLDILSSVGTFKIRHMPDVPMRIRIGLHSGSCVAGVVGLTMPRYCLFGDTINTASRMESTSLPYRIHVNQSTVKILRSLNEGYLIDVRGKTELKGKGIEETYWLVGKKDFQKPLPSPPDIKPGDNWQDMITEEIKSLFRKANRKVDKAKI